In the Chromobacterium sp. ATCC 53434 genome, ACGTGAACTCTCATCTCACCACGGCGGCAGCCGAGGCATTCATCAAGCGTAAGCAGCACGACTACAAGCACGGCTTGCGCGTGTACGTCGAATCGCAAAACTACTGCTGGGAGTTCAACGCCATCGTGAAGGCGCTACTCCGCGGTGAGCTGACGTTCAGGCCGAATGAAGGGGGCGAGTGATGCCCGGCGACATCTACAAGCGCCGCAAGGTCGATGTAGACGGCTACCAGTGCGGCTGCCGCTGGGTGCGCACGGTGGATGGTGACATGCTGGCCCAGTGCCCCATCCACCACGAAGCCACGGTCGCCAGCGTGAAGCGGTTCGACCGCGAGAGAGCCAAGAAAGGCGGTAGGTGATGGCGGTCTACGTTGATGACATGCGCGCCAGCTACGGCCGCATGGTGATGTGCCACATGCTGGCCGACACCGACGACGAGCTGCACGCCATGGCGGATCGTATCGGCGTGGCGCGCCGCTGGCACCAGGCTCCCCCGAAGCACGAGAGCCACTACGATATCTCGCTGGGCAAGCGCGCGCTGGCGATCCAGCATGGCGCGGTATCGATCACCACCAGGATGTGCGCTGCGATGAACTGCCGCCGGCGCGTCACCGGCGAGCTTGGAAACCATGCGGAGGCTGAGCTATGGCACCGCGAGTACATCAAGAGGAGGAATGGCCGTGCTGACACCTGACCAACTCGCCATGCTGCGAGCGGCCGCAAATGGCGTTGGAGCATCGCCTGAAGCACTGCGGGGCATGATGATGTCCATGCTAGACCACATCGTCGCCCAGTCCGCTGAGCTTGCACACGCCAATAAAGCGCGGCGAGAAGCACAGCTCGCCGCCCAATCCGCACGGAACTCTCGCGATAGTGCAATAACGCAGGCCCGCAAAGAGCTAGGTGCGCTCGCCTTCGAGCTTGAGCACCAGTTGGCCGAGTGGCATAAGCTCAGAGACCCGAACGCGCTGCACATCAATCTGCTGCGTGAACAGCCTGCCAGGCTTTCACATGATCAGCTGCTCCACATCATCGGTGACAAGGCGAGCGAGTGGAAGCGGGACGCGGCGCGCTGGCGCCACGCAGTGGAATACGGGTTCCCACGCAGCTTCCGGCAGATCCACCCCGCGCAGGGCCCCCGCGAGTGGCACGTCGGCGAGCACACGCTCGGCGCGCCGACCTACGAAACCCCGGAAGCTGCCATCGACGCCGCAATGGCGCAGCGGGATCCGCCATGAACGCGCAATCCACGCCAATCCACACAGGCCGCCAATGAGCGGCCTTCATATTTTGGAGAACCACATGCAACTAATCGGCCTCGCCGGCCCGAAGAAATCCGGCAAAGACACCATTGCCGACCATCTGGTCGCCAATCACGGCTTCGTGAAGATCGGCTTCGCGGACAAAATACGGGAGGAGCTGCGCGCGGCCTACCCTGGCTTGGAAGCGGGTTCATTCGAAAATCAAGCATTCAAAGACGTCAATGACATTTCTCTTGCTCTTGAGCATTGCGAGAACTTGGGCTTCATAGACTGGTTGAGGCATAGACGCGTAGTAGAGATATACGCCGAGCTGAGCGAGTCCCGCTCGCCTCGCTGGCTCCAGCAGCAATGGGGCGACTACCGGCGCGCGACCGCCGGCTGGGATTATTTCATCTGCGATGTTCGCGAACGGATTGAGGCGTCAACGACGCCGGTTGTCGTGTCTGGCCTGCGCTATGCTGCCAGCGCGCCGATCCCGACCGCCGAGGCCGGCCTGATCCGGCAGCTGGGTGGCTGGGTTTGGCACATCGACAGACCGGCCTATCAGGCATCGGCCGAGCACACGACCGAAATCGCCCTGCCGCGCCACTCGCGCGACCTCACCATCGATAATGACGGCGACGTCAAGACCCTGCTCGACGTGGTCGACCTGACAGTCGGGGCGCTTGCATGAAGCAGAACTCCCCTTCCACGAAACGGCCGCCCTCGCTGGCGGCCTTGTTGTTTCCGCAAACTGTGCCGAAGAGCATGCGTGCCCTCCCCTCTACGCTCCACCCGGAGAGGCACAACGCCGGCCAGTCGTTCAGTCCCACGCACTGGCCCCGCCGGCACTCCACACACGAAATGATCTGAAAGGTGAAAAATGGCTGAGTTAATTTCCATTAAGACTATCGCCGAACGCACCCAACTGTCGGCATCCTACATAAGAAAGCTTGTAAAGAAAGGCAACTTTCCAAAACCCATATACATAGGTAATTCGACAAGATGGCCTGTCAAAGAGGTAGACCGCTGGATTGAGTGTGTGACAAGTGGTGTAGAATGGACAAATGCTGCTTAACAGCGATCAGTGCAGGCTAGTGGATTGTTGGAAGATTGTTGGAACATTCGAAAGAACCACCAGCCTGAACGATGCAAACGATTGAAAATAATAGGTTATTTGAATCACATGGCAATCCAACTGAAAGACGCGCAAGACATCGAAAAAATGCGCATCGCCGGCCGGCTGGCCTCCGAAGTCCTGGACTTCATCACGCCCCACATCAAGCCGGGCGTCACCACCGAGGCCATCGACAAGCTGTGCCACGACTATATGGTCAATGTGCAGGGCACGATACCGGCGCCGCTGAACTACGCGCCGGACGGCCATGTGCCCTATCCGAAGTCGGTCTGCACCTCGGTCAACCATGTGATCTGCCATGGCATTCCCAACGACAAGCCGCTGAAGAACGGCGACATCGTCAATCTAGACATCACCGTGATCAAGGACGGCTACCACGGCGATACCAGCCGCATGTTCTACGTCGGCGATGTCAATCCGCACGCGCGGCGCCTGTGCAAGATCACCTATGAAGCGATGTGGAAGGGCATAGAGAAAGTGAAGCCCGGCGCCACGCTCGGCGACATCGGCTACGCGGTCCAGAGCTTCGCCGAGGCTGCCGGCTACAGCGTGGTGCAGGAATTCTGCGGCCACGGCATCGGCAAGAAATTCCACGAGGAACCGCAGATCCTGCATTACGGTCGTCCCGGCACCGGGCTGGAAATCCAGGCCGGCATGATCTTCACCATCGAACCGATGATCAATCAGGGCAAGCGCCATCTGCGCATGCTGGCCGACGGCTGGACCGTGGTCACCAAGGACCGCAGCCTGTCCGCGCAGTGGGAACATACCGTGCTGGTCACCGAGACCGGCTACGAGATCCTGACCCAGTCGGCCGGCACGCCGGAGAAGCCCAGCTTCAAGTAAACCGGCCATAGCCATACCATGCCCCGCCCGGCCCGCCGCGCGGGGCTTTTCACATTTGGCGGCGCAATGAATTGTTGCCAAATGTTGCATTCTTTAAATAGCTCTTGTGCGTGCAAGCGGTTGTTTCTAAACTGAAACCGAGTTATTGCCCCGCCAGGGGCGAAGAATCCAGCGGGAGAAACATCATGGCGCTGACCGTCAATAGCAATCTGGCTTCGCTGTCCGGCCAATATCAGCTGAACAAGACCCAGCAAGCCACCAAGCAGGTCCTGGCCCAACTGGCCTCCGGTTCCAAGCTGAACAGCGCGGCCGACAACGCCGCCAATCTGGCCATCGCCCAGCAGCTGCAAGCGCAGATCAACGGCAACAACCAGGCGATCAACAACGCCAGCGACGGCATCTCGATGGTGCAAACCGCCGATTCCGCGCTCGGCCAGCTGCAAAGCAACACCCAGCAGATCCAGACGCTGGCGATCCAGGCCGGCGACGGCGCGCTCAGCGGCAGCAACCGCCAGGCGCTGCAGCAACAGGTGGACCAGCTGACCCAGGCCAACTCGCAAATCGTGCAGAGCACCCAATTCAACGGCACGCAGCTGCTGAACAACGGCAACGCCTCCACCTTCCAGGTCGGCCCCAACGGCACCGCGTCCAATCAGGTGACGGTGCCCGGCATCGATCTGACCGGCGCGCCGGCATCCGGCGGGCTGAACGGCTACAACGCCAACCTGGCGGCCACCAACACCATAGACGTCACCACCCAGGCCAATGCGCTGGCGGCGCAGCAAAGCACGCAGAGCGACCTCAGCACCATAGGCTCGCAGCGCACGACGCTGGGCGCGGTCAGCAACAGCTTCGATTCGGTGATAAACAATCTGCAGTCGAGCAATATCAGCACCCAGGCGGCCAACAGCCGCATCAGCGACACCGACTTCGCCGCCGCCAGCGCCCAGCTGGCGTCGCAGCAGATCCAGGGACGAGCCGCCGCGCTGACCCAGGCGCAGGCCAATATCGCGCCTCAGGCCGCCTTGTCGCTGCTGGGTTGAGCAATTTTATTTGAAAGTTCCAACAAGAATTAAAAAATAATTTCAATTACAGGCTTGTTTCAAGCGCAAGCCATCCCTTATGATCGGCATATGAATCCATTTGATCAACGGGCACCCGTCGTGGTGCCCTTTGTCCATCTGTAAGGAGTTCCCTATGCCCGCCACGCCGGCCATCACCCTATCCTCGCTCGACTACGAACGCCTGACGGCCCTGCTGGAGACCTGCGCCCACGACCACCCGGTGGCGGGCCGGCTGGAGGCGGAGCTGGACCGGGCCGAAGTCGTCGAGCCACAAACGATGCCGGCAGGCGTGGTGACGATGAACAGCGCCGCGCGCATCCTGCTGGACGGCGACGAGAAACTGCTGACCCTGGTCTATCCGCGCGACGCGGACAGCGAACAGGGGCGGATTTCGGTGCTGGCGCCGATAGGCGCCGCGCTGCTGGGCCTGTCCGCCGGCCAGAGCATTCAATGGCCGACGCCGTCCGGCAGCGCCGAGCTGACGGTGCTGGAAATCGTCTATCAGCCGGAAGCCGCCGGCGAATTCCACCGCTAGCCCTTCGCCCCGCTACTCGTCGGCGTAGCGCAGCGCGATGGCGTGGAAGTCGTCGGCGAGCCGCAAGAAGACCGTGACGATTTCCGGATCGAAATGGCTGCCGCTGCCGACCCGGATCATTTCCACCGCCGCCTCGTGCGGCAGCGGCGGCTTGTAGACGCGGCGCGAAATCAGCGCGTCGTAGACGTCGGCCACCGCCATCAGCCGGGCCGACAGCGGAATCGCCTCGCCGGCCAGGCCCGCCGGGTAGCCGCTGCCGTCCCACTTCTCCTGGTGGCAATGCGCGATTTCGCGCGCCAGCCGCAGGAAGTTGCTGGGCGCGTCCAGCATCCTCTCCGCCGCCGCGATGGTGTCCCGGCCCAGCAGCGTGTGCGTCTTCATGATATCGAACTCCTGCGGCGTCAGCGGGCCGGGCTTCAGCAGGATGTGGTCCGGGATGCCGACCTTGCCGATGTCGTGCAGCGGCGCCGACTTGTACAGCAGCGCGATGGTCTCGTCGTCCAGCTGCTCCCGATAGGCCGGATGCTGGCGCAACTCGACGGCCAGCGCGCGCACATAGTTCTGCGTGCGGCGCAGATGATTGCCGGTCTCGTGGTCCCGGGTCTCGGCCAGCGAAGCCAGCATCATGATGGTGACATCCTGTATCACTTGCACTTCGCGGGTGCGGCGCTCCACCTCGCGCTGCAGGAAAAGCGCCTTGTCCTCCAGAAAATCGGCCGCCGCCTTCAGGCGAAGATGGGTTCTGACCCGCGCCTGCAGTATCGGCGGAGAGATCGGCTTGATGATGTAGTCGACGGCGCCGGCGTCGAAGCCGGCCTGCTCGTCCTCGTGCTCGCCCATCGCGGTCAGGAAGATCACCGGGATGCCGGCGGTTCGCGGATCGTCCCGCAAGCGGCGGCAGACCTCCAGCCCGCCGATGCCCGGCATCATCACGTCCAGCAACACCAGATCGGGCAGCGCCTCGCCGGCGGCGATCTGCAGCGCCCGCTCTCCTCCGTTGGCGATCAAGGTGCGGTAGCGGTCCTTCAGCAACGCGTACAGCTGGGTCAGACTCTCCGGCGTATCGTCGACGATCAGGATGACTTGCTTGCTCGAATCGGACACATCGCTCATGGCTCTCGCTCCGGAAAACTCAGGCCGCCGGCGGTCATCGCCGCGCGCAGCTCGGCCAGCGCCGCGGCGAAGTCGAAGCGCGCCAGCGCCTGCTCGAACGCCTCGCCGCCGCCGGGAAAGGCGGCCCGCACCTCGGTCGCGTGCGCGAGAAAATAGCCCAGCGCCTCGCCATCGCTGGCGGCCAGCAAGGAGGCCAGCCGCGACAGTAAGGCGGCGCCTTGCGGCTCGCCGCTGTCGGCGGCCGGCGCCGTCCGCTCCAGCGCCGACTGCAGACGCTCCACCATCGCCGACAGATCGCGTCGCAGCGACTGCAGCAGCGGATCGCAGTCGGCGCGGCGCTTGATCGCCTGCTCCAGCCGCAGCGCGGCCTCCTGCAACTCGGCCAGCCCCAGTCCGCCGGCGGCGCCTTTCAGCGTATGGGCGATACGCGCCGCGGTTTCGCGGTCGTCGGCCGCCAACGCCGCCTCTGCCCGTTCCACCGCGTTCGACTCGCTATCGATGAACTGCCGCAACAGATACAGATACAGCTCGCGGTTGCCGGCCACCCGCCGCAAGCCGGCGGTCTGATCCAAGCCCTGGACCGCCGGCAGCACCAGCGACTCCCAGCCCTGCCGCTCCGCGGTGGCGCCGGCGATGCGCACCCAGCGCGCCAGCGTGTCGTACAGCACGTGCGGATCGACCGGTTTGGCGACATGGTCGACCATGCCCGCCGCCAGGCAGCTCTCGCGCTCCTCGGCCAGCGCGTCGGCCGTCATCGCGATGACCGGCAGTTCGGCGAAGCGCGGATCGGCCTTCAATTGCCGCGTCGCCTCCAGACCGTCCAGCACCGGCATCTGCACATCCATCAGCACCGCGTCGAAACCCTTGGGCCCGTGGGCGCGCAACTTGTCCAACGCGGCCTGGCCATTGCCGACCACGGTGACGGTGGCGCCGGCGCTCTCCAGCAGTTCGACCGCGATCTGCTGGTTGATCAGATTGTCTTCGACCAACAGCAGATGGACGCCGTCCAGGTCCACGCCGGGCTCCGCCGCGTCCGCCAGCGCTTCGCTGGCCGAAACCGGGCCGAACACCTCCAGCACCACGTTCAGCAGGGCGCTCTGGCTGACCGGCTTGACCAGAAAGGCGTCGCAACCGGCGGCCCTGGCCTCGGCCCGGACGTCTTCGCGGCCGAAAGCCGTCACCAGCACGATGCGCGCGCTGCGGCTGATCTCCCGGATCCGGCGCACGGTCTCGATGCCGTTCATGCCCGGCATCATCCAGTCGACGAAGGCCGCGTCGAACGGCTGGACCAGATTGGCTTGCCGCATCAACGGAACCGCCTCGCTGCCCTGGCCGCAGGCGGTCACCGCGAAGTCCAGCGTCCGCAGCTGCTCCGACAGCACGTCGCGCGCGGCGTCGTTGTCGTCGACCACCAGGATGCGCAGGCCCTTGGCCTCCTTTGGCAGCGATTTGCGGCGCGGATCGACGGCGTCTGTGACGCCCAGCCAGCAGTTGAAGATGAAGGAGCTGCCCCAGCCCGGCGCCGACTCCACCTGCACCGTCCCGCCCATCAGCTCCACCAGCCGGCGGGCGATGCTGAGACCCAGCCCGGTGCCGCCGAAGCGGCGCGTGGTGGAGCCGTCGGCCTGGCTGAAGGCCTGGAACAGCTTGGCGACCTGCTCCTCGCTCATGCCTATGCCGGTATCGTGCACGCAGAAGCGCAGCTGGGCCTTGTCGCCGATGCGGTCATCGACGCCGATGATGATGGCGACCTGCCCCTTATCGGTGAACTTGATCGCGTTGCTGACCAGATTGGTCAGCACCTGGCCCAGTCTCAAGGCGTCGCCGACCAGGCCCTGCGGCACATCCCGCTCCATCTCGAACAGCAGCTCCAGCCCCTTGTCGGCGGCGCCCTGCGCCACCAGCGCCGACACGCCGTCCAGCACGTCGTCCAGCCAGAACGGCCTCGCCTCCAGCTCCAGCCTGCCGGCCTCCACCTTGGAAAAATCCAGGATGTCGTTGATGATGCCCAGCAGCGAGGTGCCGGCGTTGTGGATCTTGCCGATGTAGTTGCGTTGCTGATCGCTCAGATCGGTCTTCAGCGCCAGATAGGACATGCCGATGATGGCGTTCATCGGCGTGCGGATCTCATGGCTCATATTGGCCAAAAACATCGACTTGGCCTGAGTGGCGCCCTCCGCCGCCACCTTGGCGGCGTGCAGTTCGACGGAGGCGGCCGCCAGCTGCGCGTACAGCTTGCCGTTCTCCAACAACAGTACCGCCAGCACCAGGCTGGCCGACAGCAGGCCGTAGACGCGGCCGGCGTAGAAACCCAGGTCGAAACGGCCGGCGTTGAAAACGACGGACAGCGCGATATCGAATACCCAGCTACTCATCACCACCATCAGCCACAAATCCAGCAGGCTGCGCGGCTGGCGCAGTCCCACCGCCGCCAGCGCCAGCAGGCACAAGCCCCAGACGCAGGTGACCACGCCCCACATCAGCGGCGAGTAGCGGCTGCCCTGCATGATGACCGGCAACAGATCGTGGCCGCGGGTGGCCAGCACGCCCAGCCCGACGACCAGCAGCGCCGACAGCAGCACCGACAAGGCGATGGCGCGGCCGGTGCGGCCGCCGGAGGCGTCGCCGTTCAGCTGGCTGTAGACGATCACCAGCAGCGGAAAGCCGCTGTGCCACAGCATGTACAGCCAGGCGGTGGTCTGGGAGCCGGAGCCGAACAGGCCGTGCTCGGCGAACAGGCCGGGGAAGCTCAAGGCGTGCAGCATCGCCATCAAGGCGGTGAACAGATAGGCCGTCGCCAGCACTTGCAACGCGCGCAGCCGCAGTATCGCGAACTGGCCGAACAGCAATACGGCGGTGACCAGATCGTTGACCGCCAGCGCCGACTGGTACAAGGGGATGAAGGCCCATATCTTGGCCAGCTGGATCTTGGCGAACGGCAGCACCGCCAGGAAGACCAGCGCCGAGACGACGACGACGCCCAGCGCGAGACGACTTTGCCCCCGGGTGGGCGGCAAGGTCGACAGGAAGGCGGAGCCCGGACTGGTCTCGGAACCGGATGGCTGCATCGGCGTCGCTCTTTGCTGGGGTGGGAAGTTCGCGCTGCTGCTGGGAAGCGGCCCACTATCGTGAACACGTTCCTATACAGCATAGCCATCAGGCCACCCGGCCGCAGCACTGATCGGCGCGCCCCGGAACGGAAACGGGCGCCAATCGGCGCCCGCGTCGAATGCGAAAACGTCCGGCTAGGCCAGCCAGCCCCGCGATTTGGCATCCAGCAGCCGGCCTTCCAGATACGCCCACAGCGCCGGACAGCCGCTGCGGATCGGCGGGCCGATGCGGTCCAGCACCTGCTGGTGGCGTATGCAGTTCTCGCGCCAGCTCTGGCCGCTATTGGCCAGATTCAGCAATACCGGCATCGCGCGGTCCGCCGCATGGGCGAAACGCGCTTCCGCCGTGTCGCCGGATTCGAACTCGTTCCACAAGGCCAGCAAGCGCTGCCCCTGCTCCGCCGGCAGCATGCCGAAAATGCGAGTGACGCAGGCCAGCTCCTGCGCCTTGCGCTCCTCCCAGCCGCCTTCGGCGTAGACGATGGTATCGCCGGTCTCGATCTCGCCGATATCGTGCACCAGCAGCATCGCCACCACGCGGTTCATGTCCACCGCTTCCACCGCGTACGGCGCCAGC is a window encoding:
- a CDS encoding DUF4031 domain-containing protein, with the protein product MAVYVDDMRASYGRMVMCHMLADTDDELHAMADRIGVARRWHQAPPKHESHYDISLGKRALAIQHGAVSITTRMCAAMNCRRRVTGELGNHAEAELWHREYIKRRNGRADT
- a CDS encoding AlpA family transcriptional regulator, producing MAELISIKTIAERTQLSASYIRKLVKKGNFPKPIYIGNSTRWPVKEVDRWIECVTSGVEWTNAA
- the map gene encoding type I methionyl aminopeptidase, whose product is MGYLNHMAIQLKDAQDIEKMRIAGRLASEVLDFITPHIKPGVTTEAIDKLCHDYMVNVQGTIPAPLNYAPDGHVPYPKSVCTSVNHVICHGIPNDKPLKNGDIVNLDITVIKDGYHGDTSRMFYVGDVNPHARRLCKITYEAMWKGIEKVKPGATLGDIGYAVQSFAEAAGYSVVQEFCGHGIGKKFHEEPQILHYGRPGTGLEIQAGMIFTIEPMINQGKRHLRMLADGWTVVTKDRSLSAQWEHTVLVTETGYEILTQSAGTPEKPSFK
- a CDS encoding flagellin: MALTVNSNLASLSGQYQLNKTQQATKQVLAQLASGSKLNSAADNAANLAIAQQLQAQINGNNQAINNASDGISMVQTADSALGQLQSNTQQIQTLAIQAGDGALSGSNRQALQQQVDQLTQANSQIVQSTQFNGTQLLNNGNASTFQVGPNGTASNQVTVPGIDLTGAPASGGLNGYNANLAATNTIDVTTQANALAAQQSTQSDLSTIGSQRTTLGAVSNSFDSVINNLQSSNISTQAANSRISDTDFAAASAQLASQQIQGRAAALTQAQANIAPQAALSLLG
- the rnk gene encoding nucleoside diphosphate kinase regulator; this translates as MPATPAITLSSLDYERLTALLETCAHDHPVAGRLEAELDRAEVVEPQTMPAGVVTMNSAARILLDGDEKLLTLVYPRDADSEQGRISVLAPIGAALLGLSAGQSIQWPTPSGSAELTVLEIVYQPEAAGEFHR
- a CDS encoding HD-GYP domain-containing protein → MSDVSDSSKQVILIVDDTPESLTQLYALLKDRYRTLIANGGERALQIAAGEALPDLVLLDVMMPGIGGLEVCRRLRDDPRTAGIPVIFLTAMGEHEDEQAGFDAGAVDYIIKPISPPILQARVRTHLRLKAAADFLEDKALFLQREVERRTREVQVIQDVTIMMLASLAETRDHETGNHLRRTQNYVRALAVELRQHPAYREQLDDETIALLYKSAPLHDIGKVGIPDHILLKPGPLTPQEFDIMKTHTLLGRDTIAAAERMLDAPSNFLRLAREIAHCHQEKWDGSGYPAGLAGEAIPLSARLMAVADVYDALISRRVYKPPLPHEAAVEMIRVGSGSHFDPEIVTVFLRLADDFHAIALRYADE
- a CDS encoding response regulator, whose amino-acid sequence is MQPSGSETSPGSAFLSTLPPTRGQSRLALGVVVVSALVFLAVLPFAKIQLAKIWAFIPLYQSALAVNDLVTAVLLFGQFAILRLRALQVLATAYLFTALMAMLHALSFPGLFAEHGLFGSGSQTTAWLYMLWHSGFPLLVIVYSQLNGDASGGRTGRAIALSVLLSALLVVGLGVLATRGHDLLPVIMQGSRYSPLMWGVVTCVWGLCLLALAAVGLRQPRSLLDLWLMVVMSSWVFDIALSVVFNAGRFDLGFYAGRVYGLLSASLVLAVLLLENGKLYAQLAAASVELHAAKVAAEGATQAKSMFLANMSHEIRTPMNAIIGMSYLALKTDLSDQQRNYIGKIHNAGTSLLGIINDILDFSKVEAGRLELEARPFWLDDVLDGVSALVAQGAADKGLELLFEMERDVPQGLVGDALRLGQVLTNLVSNAIKFTDKGQVAIIIGVDDRIGDKAQLRFCVHDTGIGMSEEQVAKLFQAFSQADGSTTRRFGGTGLGLSIARRLVELMGGTVQVESAPGWGSSFIFNCWLGVTDAVDPRRKSLPKEAKGLRILVVDDNDAARDVLSEQLRTLDFAVTACGQGSEAVPLMRQANLVQPFDAAFVDWMMPGMNGIETVRRIREISRSARIVLVTAFGREDVRAEARAAGCDAFLVKPVSQSALLNVVLEVFGPVSASEALADAAEPGVDLDGVHLLLVEDNLINQQIAVELLESAGATVTVVGNGQAALDKLRAHGPKGFDAVLMDVQMPVLDGLEATRQLKADPRFAELPVIAMTADALAEERESCLAAGMVDHVAKPVDPHVLYDTLARWVRIAGATAERQGWESLVLPAVQGLDQTAGLRRVAGNRELYLYLLRQFIDSESNAVERAEAALAADDRETAARIAHTLKGAAGGLGLAELQEAALRLEQAIKRRADCDPLLQSLRRDLSAMVERLQSALERTAPAADSGEPQGAALLSRLASLLAASDGEALGYFLAHATEVRAAFPGGGEAFEQALARFDFAAALAELRAAMTAGGLSFPEREP
- a CDS encoding HD family hydrolase produces the protein MQNIVDFVLEIDKLKQVTRKTRVLNSDRYENSAEHSWQIALLASSLAPYAVEAVDMNRVVAMLLVHDIGEIETGDTIVYAEGGWEERKAQELACVTRIFGMLPAEQGQRLLALWNEFESGDTAEARFAHAADRAMPVLLNLANSGQSWRENCIRHQQVLDRIGPPIRSGCPALWAYLEGRLLDAKSRGWLA